Proteins co-encoded in one Deltaproteobacteria bacterium genomic window:
- the aprB gene encoding adenylyl-sulfate reductase subunit beta has product MPTFVDPAKCDGCKGGEKTACMYICPNDLMILDPVEMKAYNQEPSACWECYSCVKICPQGAITARPYADFAPMGGTCIPLRGAEDIMWTVQFRSGEVKRFKFPIRTTVEGSIKPFDGKPEGADLESELLFTEATLKAPKEALGKKIEVGEADLKVTFKSAVA; this is encoded by the coding sequence ATGCCAACCTTTGTTGATCCGGCAAAGTGTGATGGATGCAAGGGCGGTGAGAAGACTGCCTGCATGTACATCTGTCCTAACGACCTGATGATCCTGGACCCGGTGGAAATGAAAGCCTATAATCAGGAGCCGTCCGCTTGCTGGGAATGTTATTCCTGCGTTAAAATTTGTCCCCAGGGTGCCATCACCGCTCGTCCCTACGCTGACTTTGCTCCCATGGGCGGTACATGTATCCCCCTGCGTGGCGCCGAAGATATCATGTGGACTGTACAGTTCCGGTCTGGCGAAGTTAAGCGTTTCAAGTTCCCCATCCGCACCACTGTTGAAGGTTCCATCAAACCCTTCGATGGCAAGCCCGAAGGCGCTGATCTTGAGAGCGAACTTCTGTTCACTGAGGCCACGCTGAAGGCACCCAAGGAAGCCTTGGGCAAGAAGATCGAAGTTGGTGAAGCTGACCTGAAGGTCACTTTCAAGTCCGCCGTTGCCTAG
- a CDS encoding aconitate hydratase — MQQNLTRKIIAAHLVTGEMAAGSEVAIKINQTLTQDATGTMAYLQWEAMGLPRVKTELSVSYVDHNTLQMGFRNPDDHRFLRSIAAKYGIVFSPPGTGICHQLHLENFAIPGKTLIGSDSHTPTAGGIGSLAMGAGGLSVALAMAGEPYTITMPKVIKVWLTGALTGYASAKDVILHLLGLLSVKGGVGAVMEYCGPGVATLSVPERATITNMGAELGATTSIFPSDEQTKAFLTLMGREKDFSPLAADDDAAYDQEVHIDLGALVPLAAQPHMPDRVVPVAELDGLTVDQVAIGSCTNSSFSDLQSVAQILKGEHIAANTDLLLSPGSKQVLKMLMREGLIDHILDAGGRLMECTCGPCIGMGGSPNSGGVSARTFNRNFEGRSGTQDGQIYLVSPITAAFAALNGKFTNPATWTKPITAPSLPAGAPSIRHLFAYPPQDGSNVEILRGPNIVALTPFDRLPNTLELPVLIKVGDNITTDHIMPAGAAITALRSNIPAISRHVFERVDKDFVARAEQAGQGLILGGENYGQGSSREHAALAPRHLGVRVVLAKSFARIHKANLINFGILPLVLASAADYDQLAEGDVLAFDLTSLAPNAPLTARTSSGTVIALAHDLTESEIAIIKAGGLLNAVNDRQK; from the coding sequence ATGCAACAAAATCTCACTCGTAAAATTATCGCCGCGCATCTGGTGACCGGCGAGATGGCCGCCGGCAGCGAGGTGGCCATCAAGATAAATCAAACCCTGACCCAAGACGCCACCGGAACCATGGCCTACCTGCAATGGGAAGCCATGGGCCTCCCCCGGGTCAAAACCGAGCTGTCCGTCAGCTACGTGGATCACAACACCCTGCAAATGGGTTTCCGCAACCCGGATGACCACCGCTTCCTGCGCAGCATCGCGGCCAAGTACGGCATTGTCTTTTCACCTCCGGGAACGGGTATCTGCCACCAATTGCATCTGGAAAATTTCGCGATTCCAGGCAAAACCCTGATCGGTTCCGACTCGCACACGCCCACGGCCGGCGGCATCGGCAGTCTGGCCATGGGCGCCGGCGGTCTGTCCGTGGCCCTGGCCATGGCCGGAGAACCGTATACCATCACCATGCCCAAGGTGATCAAGGTCTGGCTCACTGGCGCCTTGACCGGATATGCCTCGGCCAAGGATGTCATTTTGCATCTCCTGGGCTTGCTGTCCGTCAAGGGCGGCGTGGGCGCGGTCATGGAATATTGCGGCCCTGGCGTGGCGACCCTGAGCGTTCCGGAGCGCGCCACCATCACCAACATGGGCGCGGAACTGGGCGCGACCACGTCCATTTTTCCCAGCGATGAACAAACCAAGGCCTTCCTGACCCTCATGGGCCGCGAAAAGGATTTCAGTCCATTGGCCGCCGATGACGACGCCGCCTACGATCAGGAAGTCCACATCGATCTTGGCGCCCTGGTCCCCCTGGCCGCCCAGCCGCACATGCCCGACCGCGTGGTGCCCGTGGCGGAACTCGATGGCCTGACCGTCGACCAAGTGGCCATCGGCTCCTGCACCAACTCTTCGTTCTCGGATCTGCAAAGCGTGGCCCAGATTCTCAAGGGCGAGCATATCGCGGCCAACACGGACTTGCTCTTGTCTCCCGGATCGAAGCAAGTTCTCAAAATGCTCATGCGCGAAGGGTTGATCGACCATATTCTGGATGCCGGCGGCAGATTGATGGAATGCACCTGCGGTCCATGCATCGGCATGGGCGGCTCGCCCAACAGCGGTGGCGTCAGCGCCCGGACCTTCAATCGGAATTTCGAGGGTCGCAGCGGCACCCAGGACGGACAAATCTACCTCGTCAGCCCCATCACCGCCGCTTTCGCCGCCTTGAACGGCAAGTTCACGAATCCGGCCACCTGGACCAAACCCATCACCGCGCCGTCCCTCCCGGCCGGGGCACCGTCCATTCGCCACCTTTTCGCCTATCCCCCCCAGGACGGATCCAACGTGGAAATCCTGCGCGGGCCGAACATCGTCGCGCTGACACCCTTCGACCGCCTCCCGAATACCTTGGAGTTGCCCGTGCTGATCAAGGTCGGTGACAACATCACCACCGACCACATCATGCCCGCCGGCGCGGCCATCACGGCCCTGCGCTCGAACATTCCGGCCATCAGCCGCCATGTCTTCGAGCGCGTGGACAAAGATTTCGTGGCCAGGGCCGAGCAGGCCGGACAAGGGCTCATTCTTGGTGGCGAGAATTACGGTCAGGGCTCCAGCCGCGAGCACGCGGCCCTGGCGCCACGGCATTTGGGCGTGCGCGTCGTGCTGGCCAAGAGCTTCGCCCGTATCCACAAGGCCAATCTGATCAACTTCGGCATTCTGCCACTGGTCCTGGCCAGCGCGGCCGATTACGACCAGCTCGCCGAAGGCGACGTCCTGGCTTTCGATCTGACCTCCCTGGCTCCGAACGCTCCCTTGACCGCCCGGACATCCTCGGGAACAGTCATTGCCCTGGCCCATGATTTGACGGAGTCCGAAATCGCCATTATCAAGGCCGGTGGCTTGCTCAATGCCGTCAACGACCGGCAAAAATAA
- the sat gene encoding sulfate adenylyltransferase, with translation MALVPAHGGKGLVCCLLQGAELAAEQKKAETLKKIEISPRAKGDLIMMGIGGFSPLNGFMTKADWKSVCENYTLADGTFWPVPVTLDTDEVVKVGEEIALFDPKKGVFMATMKVTEVYEMTEADKKWESEKVYKGQGEDSADDKFWEVALKDHPGVQMVMAQKKYNVAGPVKVLSEGDYRDRFPGCYMTPAEARKTFEEKGWSRVAALQLRNPMHRSHEYLAKIACEVCDGVFIHSLVGNLKPGDIPAEVRIKCIDKLIDLYFVKANVVQGGYPLDMRYAGPREGLLHATFRQNYGVSDMLIGRDHAGVGDFYGLFEAQEIFDRVPKNLGAGKDLVTQPMKIDWTFYCYKCDGMASLRTCPHSKEDRVVLSGTKLRKALSEGAEVVDHFGRDEVLVILREYYSNLTEKVEIKMQGAASGAKM, from the coding sequence ATGGCTCTCGTACCCGCTCATGGTGGAAAAGGTCTGGTTTGCTGTCTGCTTCAGGGTGCCGAACTGGCTGCCGAACAGAAAAAGGCCGAGACCCTGAAGAAGATTGAAATCAGCCCCCGCGCCAAGGGTGATCTGATTATGATGGGTATTGGTGGATTCAGCCCGCTGAATGGTTTCATGACCAAGGCTGATTGGAAGTCCGTGTGCGAGAATTACACGCTGGCCGATGGTACCTTCTGGCCCGTGCCCGTGACATTGGACACCGACGAAGTCGTGAAGGTTGGCGAGGAGATCGCCCTGTTCGACCCCAAGAAGGGTGTGTTCATGGCCACCATGAAGGTCACGGAAGTCTATGAAATGACGGAAGCTGACAAGAAGTGGGAAAGCGAAAAGGTTTACAAGGGCCAGGGCGAGGATTCCGCCGATGACAAGTTCTGGGAAGTGGCCCTGAAGGACCATCCCGGCGTGCAGATGGTCATGGCGCAGAAGAAGTACAATGTTGCCGGTCCGGTCAAGGTTTTGTCCGAAGGCGACTACCGTGATCGTTTCCCCGGTTGCTACATGACCCCCGCCGAGGCTCGCAAGACTTTCGAGGAAAAGGGCTGGAGCCGTGTTGCCGCTTTGCAGCTGCGCAATCCCATGCACCGTTCTCATGAATACCTGGCCAAGATCGCTTGCGAAGTTTGCGACGGCGTGTTCATCCACTCCCTGGTCGGCAACCTGAAGCCCGGCGATATCCCGGCCGAAGTCCGTATCAAGTGCATCGACAAGCTGATCGATCTGTACTTCGTCAAGGCCAACGTCGTTCAGGGTGGCTATCCGCTGGATATGCGTTACGCTGGTCCTCGCGAAGGCTTGTTGCACGCCACCTTCCGTCAGAACTATGGCGTGTCCGACATGCTCATCGGTCGTGACCACGCTGGTGTCGGTGATTTCTACGGCCTGTTCGAGGCTCAGGAGATTTTTGACCGTGTTCCCAAGAATTTGGGCGCTGGCAAGGATCTGGTCACCCAGCCGATGAAGATTGACTGGACCTTCTACTGCTACAAGTGCGACGGCATGGCTTCTCTGCGCACCTGCCCGCATAGCAAGGAAGACCGTGTCGTTCTTTCCGGCACCAAGCTGCGCAAGGCTCTGTCCGAGGGTGCCGAGGTCGTTGACCATTTTGGCCGCGATGAAGTCCTCGTGATCCTGCGCGAATACTATTCGAATTTGACCGAAAAGGTTGAAATCAAGATGCAGGGTGCTGCTTCCGGCGCCAAGATGTAA
- a CDS encoding adenylyl-sulfate reductase subunit alpha, which translates to MPQIPVKDTIKGLALAEPEVVELETDVLMVGGGMGNCGAAFEACRWADKLGVKVMLVDKAAIDRGGAVAQGLSAINTYIGENEPDDYVRMVRTDLMGLVREDLIFDLGRHVDDSVHLFEEWGLPCWIKKDGKNLDGAQAKKEGLSLRKGDAPVRSGRWQIMINGESYKVIVAEAAKNALGSDRYIERLFIVKLLLDAKVPNQIAGAVGFSVRENKVYVIKAKTMSVACGGAVNVYRPRSTGEGLGRAWYPVWNAGSTYTMCAQVGAEMTMMENRFVPARFKDGYGPVGAWFLLFKAKATNSKGEDYCVTNRAMLKPYEDRGYAKGNVIPTCLRNHMMLREMREGRGPIYMDTATALNTTFATLSKAEQKHLESEAWEDFLDMCVGQANLWAAMNIKPEERGSEIMPTEPYLLGSHSGCCGIWVSGPDEAWVPEEYKVKAANGKVYNRMTTVNGLFTCADGVGASGHKFSSGSHAEGRIVGKQMVRYAVDHKDFKPTLDIAADALKKEIYQPWYTYEQFKGASTDPVVNPNYISPNNFMMRLIKATDEYGGGVATLYTTSDRLLDTGFTLLDMLEEDSKKLAARDLHELLRCWEQYHRLWTVRLHMQHIRFRQESRYPGFYYRADFMGLDDAKWKCFVNSTFDPKTGETTIFKRNYYQIIPD; encoded by the coding sequence ATGCCTCAGATTCCTGTTAAAGATACGATCAAGGGCTTGGCCCTTGCCGAGCCGGAAGTCGTTGAACTCGAGACCGACGTTCTTATGGTCGGTGGTGGTATGGGTAACTGCGGTGCCGCTTTCGAAGCCTGCCGTTGGGCCGACAAGCTCGGCGTGAAGGTGATGCTGGTCGACAAGGCCGCCATTGATCGTGGTGGCGCGGTTGCCCAGGGTCTTTCCGCTATTAACACCTATATCGGTGAAAACGAACCGGACGATTATGTTCGCATGGTTCGTACCGACCTCATGGGCTTGGTCCGTGAAGACTTGATTTTCGATTTGGGACGCCACGTGGATGATTCCGTTCATCTGTTCGAAGAGTGGGGCCTGCCCTGCTGGATCAAGAAAGACGGGAAGAATTTGGACGGTGCCCAGGCCAAGAAAGAAGGCTTGTCTCTGCGCAAGGGTGATGCCCCTGTCCGTTCCGGACGTTGGCAGATCATGATCAACGGTGAATCCTACAAGGTCATCGTTGCCGAGGCCGCCAAGAACGCCCTTGGTTCCGACCGTTATATCGAACGCCTGTTCATCGTGAAGCTGCTTCTGGACGCCAAGGTTCCGAATCAGATCGCTGGCGCGGTGGGCTTCTCCGTTCGTGAAAACAAGGTGTACGTCATCAAGGCCAAGACTATGTCCGTGGCTTGTGGCGGCGCCGTTAACGTTTACCGCCCTCGGTCCACCGGTGAGGGTCTGGGTCGCGCTTGGTATCCTGTGTGGAACGCTGGCTCCACCTACACCATGTGTGCTCAGGTCGGCGCTGAAATGACCATGATGGAAAACCGTTTCGTCCCGGCTCGTTTCAAGGACGGTTACGGCCCGGTCGGCGCATGGTTCCTGCTGTTCAAGGCCAAGGCCACCAACTCCAAGGGTGAGGATTACTGCGTCACCAACCGCGCCATGCTGAAGCCTTACGAGGATCGCGGCTACGCCAAGGGTAATGTCATCCCCACGTGCTTGCGTAACCACATGATGCTGCGCGAAATGCGTGAAGGTCGCGGCCCCATCTACATGGACACCGCCACCGCGTTGAACACCACGTTCGCCACCCTGTCCAAGGCCGAGCAGAAGCACCTTGAGTCCGAAGCTTGGGAAGACTTCCTGGATATGTGCGTGGGTCAGGCCAACCTTTGGGCCGCCATGAACATCAAGCCTGAAGAACGTGGCTCCGAGATCATGCCCACCGAACCTTACCTGCTCGGCTCCCATTCAGGTTGCTGCGGCATCTGGGTTTCTGGTCCGGACGAAGCTTGGGTTCCCGAGGAATACAAGGTCAAGGCCGCCAACGGTAAGGTTTACAACCGCATGACCACGGTCAATGGTTTGTTCACCTGTGCTGATGGCGTTGGTGCTTCTGGTCATAAGTTCTCTTCCGGTTCTCACGCGGAAGGCCGTATCGTTGGCAAGCAGATGGTCCGTTACGCTGTTGATCACAAGGATTTCAAGCCCACGCTTGATATCGCTGCTGATGCCCTGAAGAAGGAAATCTATCAGCCGTGGTACACCTACGAGCAGTTCAAGGGTGCTTCCACCGATCCGGTTGTCAATCCGAATTACATCTCCCCGAACAACTTCATGATGCGTCTGATCAAGGCCACCGATGAATACGGCGGCGGTGTTGCAACTTTGTACACCACTTCCGACAGACTCCTCGACACGGGTTTTACCCTGCTCGACATGCTGGAAGAAGATTCCAAGAAGTTGGCTGCCCGCGACCTGCACGAACTGCTGCGTTGCTGGGAACAGTACCACAGACTGTGGACCGTCCGTCTGCACATGCAGCACATCCGTTTCCGTCAGGAAAGCCGCTATCCCGGCTTCTACTACCGTGCTGACTTCATGGGCCTGGACGATGCGAAGTGGAAGTGCTTCGTGAACTCCACGTTCGATCCGAAGACCGGTGAAACCACGATCTTCAAGAGAAACTACTACCAGATCATCCCTGACTAG
- the argJ gene encoding bifunctional glutamate N-acetyltransferase/amino-acid acetyltransferase ArgJ: MISVPKGYRFSTAKCGFKRPDRYDLGLVVSEAPAVAAAVFTTNAFQAAPIVVARDVLAANPRGVRAIVVNSGQANACTGQEGLDNCRATLGMFAALGLGGSEILPASTGVIGDQLKMPLWREGSAQIAANLGTVGLVDMARAIMTTDTFPKMAGRELALGCGEVRLAGFCKGAGMICPNMATMLGFVLCDAGVDQTWWQEALRRCVAKSFNAITVDGDTSTNDCVFALANGLAGTVAIEDLDRLEAALLDVCQDLAYKIVQDAEGGTKVMRVRVVGAATRDDAELAARAVGNSPLVKTALYGRDPNWGRIVAALGRSGASFVPEDVVVRIAGMTIFEHGTPVQADWDSLLASALRRDSVDIDVQLGAGDAETMLLASDFTEEYIKINAEYRT; the protein is encoded by the coding sequence ATGATTTCCGTTCCCAAGGGCTACCGGTTTTCCACCGCCAAGTGCGGTTTCAAACGTCCAGATCGTTATGATTTGGGGTTGGTTGTGAGCGAGGCTCCGGCCGTGGCCGCGGCCGTGTTCACCACGAATGCGTTTCAGGCCGCTCCCATTGTGGTCGCCCGGGACGTGCTGGCGGCCAATCCTCGTGGTGTTCGGGCCATCGTGGTCAATTCCGGCCAAGCCAACGCCTGCACCGGCCAGGAAGGTCTGGACAACTGTCGGGCCACCTTGGGGATGTTCGCGGCCCTGGGGCTTGGTGGGTCCGAAATTCTGCCCGCGTCCACCGGCGTCATCGGCGATCAGCTGAAGATGCCCTTGTGGCGCGAGGGCAGTGCCCAGATCGCGGCCAACCTGGGGACCGTGGGGCTCGTGGACATGGCCCGGGCCATCATGACCACGGATACTTTCCCCAAAATGGCTGGCCGAGAGTTGGCACTGGGGTGTGGCGAGGTGCGACTGGCCGGATTCTGCAAGGGCGCGGGCATGATCTGCCCGAACATGGCGACCATGCTTGGCTTCGTGTTGTGCGACGCTGGCGTGGATCAAACATGGTGGCAGGAGGCCTTGCGACGTTGCGTGGCCAAGAGTTTCAATGCCATCACCGTGGACGGTGACACCAGCACCAATGATTGTGTGTTCGCCCTGGCCAATGGCCTGGCCGGCACCGTCGCTATCGAGGATTTGGACCGCCTGGAAGCGGCATTGTTGGATGTCTGCCAGGACCTGGCCTACAAGATCGTGCAGGACGCCGAGGGTGGAACCAAGGTCATGCGGGTGCGGGTCGTCGGTGCCGCGACCCGGGACGACGCCGAGCTGGCCGCCCGGGCCGTGGGCAATTCGCCACTGGTCAAGACCGCCCTGTACGGTCGGGATCCCAACTGGGGCCGGATCGTGGCCGCCTTGGGTCGCAGCGGCGCGTCCTTTGTCCCCGAGGACGTGGTCGTGCGGATCGCGGGCATGACGATTTTCGAGCACGGCACTCCGGTCCAGGCCGATTGGGATAGTCTGCTGGCTTCGGCCCTACGCCGGGACAGTGTCGATATCGACGTCCAGCTCGGGGCGGGGGATGCCGAAACCATGTTGCTCGCGTCTGATTTCACCGAGGAGTACATCAAGATCAATGCTGAATACCGAACCTGA
- a CDS encoding CoB--CoM heterodisulfide reductase iron-sulfur subunit A family protein — protein MASNSILVIGGGFAGLTAALEAAEIGHEVFIVEKTPFLGGRVMQLNKYFPKLCPPSCGLEIQYQRLKNNPKVKFFTMAEVTKLAGSVGNYDVTVRIKPRCTAPNSPDLSSLCADLSTEVSNDFEFGLSTRKAVYMDAPFAFPQRYVVDKAALSDSDKAKVAGCDYIDLTETEKEITLNVGSIIIATGWKPYDVTKLTNLGAGAVRNCISNMQMERLASPYGPTEGKILRPSDGLAPKKIAFVQCAGSRDENHLHFCSYICCMASLKQAQYVREQYPDAEVTIYYIDLRTPGRYDNFAKKVLADEKVFAVKGKVAAVEQGKAGDDVWVTVEDAVSGTKSVERFDLVVLATGMQPSLAGSSLPIDVPVDSEGFIIGGEEKGIFAAGCAKQPLDVMKTAQSATGAAMKAIQTVRGR, from the coding sequence ATGGCTAGCAACAGCATACTTGTCATAGGTGGTGGATTCGCAGGACTCACCGCCGCCCTTGAGGCCGCTGAAATCGGTCATGAGGTCTTCATCGTGGAGAAGACCCCATTTCTGGGTGGACGCGTTATGCAGCTGAACAAGTATTTTCCCAAGTTGTGTCCCCCATCATGCGGCTTGGAAATTCAGTATCAGCGTCTCAAGAATAATCCGAAGGTCAAATTCTTCACCATGGCCGAGGTCACCAAGTTGGCGGGCAGTGTTGGGAATTATGATGTCACCGTGCGCATCAAACCCCGGTGCACGGCCCCGAACAGTCCCGATCTTTCCTCTTTGTGCGCGGATTTATCGACAGAGGTGAGCAATGATTTCGAGTTTGGCCTGTCCACGCGCAAAGCCGTGTACATGGATGCTCCCTTTGCGTTTCCCCAGCGCTATGTGGTCGACAAGGCGGCCTTGAGTGACTCGGACAAGGCCAAGGTTGCCGGGTGCGATTACATTGATCTGACCGAAACAGAAAAGGAAATCACGCTTAATGTCGGTTCCATCATCATCGCCACGGGATGGAAGCCCTATGATGTGACAAAGTTAACCAATCTTGGTGCCGGCGCGGTCAGGAATTGTATTTCCAATATGCAGATGGAGCGCTTGGCGTCTCCGTACGGTCCGACCGAAGGAAAAATTTTGCGTCCTTCGGATGGTCTTGCTCCGAAAAAAATTGCGTTCGTCCAGTGTGCAGGGTCTCGTGACGAGAATCATCTGCATTTTTGCTCCTATATTTGCTGCATGGCTTCCTTGAAGCAGGCGCAGTACGTACGCGAGCAGTACCCTGACGCGGAAGTTACCATTTACTACATCGATTTGCGGACACCGGGACGGTACGATAATTTTGCCAAGAAAGTCCTGGCCGATGAAAAGGTTTTCGCCGTCAAGGGTAAGGTTGCCGCCGTCGAGCAGGGCAAAGCAGGCGATGACGTTTGGGTCACCGTCGAGGATGCCGTTTCGGGAACCAAGTCGGTCGAACGATTTGATTTGGTGGTTTTGGCCACGGGAATGCAGCCCAGCTTGGCCGGCTCGTCATTGCCGATAGATGTGCCTGTCGATTCCGAAGGCTTCATTATCGGGGGCGAGGAGAAGGGCATTTTTGCCGCTGGCTGTGCCAAACAACCGCTGGATGTCATGAAGACGGCCCAATCCGCGACGGGCGCCGCCATGAAAGCCATTCAGACGGTGAGAGGGAGGTAG
- a CDS encoding Rrf2 family transcriptional regulator: protein MKLSAKTRYASRILLDLALSDNGSPQRVQDIAERTGITVPFIEQIIKPLKHAGLVVSKRGASGGHQLGKSTDSISLGDIVRIMEGSAELSVCLSSPERCARAEGCPTRAAWRRATDAMLRELDAITVADLMRNGHEGCLGLAMISTPTSRG from the coding sequence ATGAAACTCTCGGCAAAAACACGGTATGCGTCCAGAATTCTTCTTGATCTGGCGCTGTCCGACAACGGTTCCCCGCAGCGGGTGCAGGATATCGCCGAACGGACCGGTATCACGGTTCCGTTCATAGAGCAGATCATCAAACCGCTCAAGCATGCCGGATTGGTCGTCAGCAAGCGTGGCGCTTCCGGCGGCCATCAGCTTGGCAAATCCACTGATTCCATTTCCCTGGGTGATATTGTGCGTATCATGGAGGGCTCGGCCGAATTGTCCGTGTGCCTGAGTTCTCCGGAACGGTGCGCCCGGGCCGAGGGTTGCCCGACGCGCGCGGCATGGCGCCGGGCAACCGATGCGATGCTGCGCGAACTGGACGCCATCACCGTGGCCGACCTGATGCGGAACGGTCACGAGGGCTGTCTGGGGCTGGCGATGATTTCGACGCCAACGTCACGAGGATGA
- a CDS encoding metallophosphoesterase produces the protein MNVAVMSDTHLECPDRALETVMERYCRRADVLLHCGDCVGEETWAYLNSHPRFYAVQGNCDLPPLRGALPSLREVELDGFRLGMAHGWGPRSRVWATVASQFPGVDLVCYGHTHIRDWRRLEGGGWILNPGSVFWPRSGMAGLAMLTLKRGHDPTLEWIDLS, from the coding sequence ATGAACGTCGCGGTCATGTCCGACACGCATTTGGAGTGTCCGGATCGGGCGCTTGAAACCGTCATGGAACGGTATTGTCGCCGGGCCGATGTGCTCTTGCACTGCGGGGATTGCGTGGGCGAGGAAACCTGGGCCTATCTGAACAGCCACCCCCGTTTTTACGCGGTCCAGGGGAACTGTGACCTGCCGCCCTTGCGTGGCGCCCTGCCCAGTTTGCGTGAAGTGGAGCTGGACGGATTCCGCCTGGGGATGGCCCATGGCTGGGGGCCAAGGTCGCGGGTGTGGGCCACCGTGGCCAGTCAGTTTCCCGGCGTGGACCTGGTTTGCTATGGCCATACGCATATCCGGGACTGGCGGCGTCTCGAAGGCGGCGGGTGGATTCTCAATCCGGGCTCTGTGTTCTGGCCCAGGAGCGGCATGGCTGGCTTGGCGATGCTGACGCTGAAACGCGGGCATGATCCGACGCTGGAATGGATCGACCTGTCGTGA
- a CDS encoding HD domain-containing protein — MLNTEPDAVTTVDHAWKRLADFIFELGMLRKTPRTGYQFLGSGAENVAEHSFRTAMIGYVLASKAGADVPRTVFLCLFHDVHEARIGDFNYVNRIYNTSNPELALEHALEGTGLSDAAVGMWHELEAAETLEARLAQDADQLDFIANLKEEQDLGNPYAAKWLEHALPRLKTDIARELAQAIQNTDQSEWWFARPDASWWRRGNGKPRT, encoded by the coding sequence ATGCTGAATACCGAACCTGATGCCGTGACCACGGTTGACCATGCCTGGAAGCGGCTGGCGGATTTTATTTTCGAATTGGGCATGTTGCGGAAGACGCCGCGCACTGGGTACCAGTTTTTGGGATCTGGCGCGGAGAACGTGGCCGAGCATTCTTTCCGCACGGCCATGATTGGCTATGTCCTGGCCTCCAAGGCCGGGGCGGATGTGCCCCGGACCGTGTTTTTGTGCCTGTTTCACGATGTGCACGAGGCACGTATCGGCGATTTTAATTACGTCAACCGTATCTACAACACCTCCAACCCGGAGCTGGCCTTGGAGCATGCGCTGGAGGGAACGGGCCTGAGCGACGCCGCCGTGGGTATGTGGCATGAACTTGAAGCCGCCGAAACCCTGGAGGCGCGGTTGGCCCAGGACGCGGATCAACTCGATTTCATCGCCAATCTGAAGGAAGAGCAGGATCTCGGCAACCCGTATGCCGCCAAATGGCTGGAGCACGCCCTGCCTCGCCTCAAGACCGACATCGCCCGCGAGCTGGCCCAGGCCATTCAGAACACGGATCAGTCCGAGTGGTGGTTTGCCCGGCCCGATGCCTCGTGGTGGCGCAGGGGGAACGGCAAGCCCCGGACGTGA